In Neomonachus schauinslandi chromosome 12, ASM220157v2, whole genome shotgun sequence, the sequence AGTAAATGTagcatttttttggttttaaatagcAGGAACTTAAGGGTTCTAGGCCATGTGGAGAATCAGAAATATCCAAAAACctgaaaccaaacaaaaataaagtatccCAAATCCTAAAAATCTGTTATGAATCCTATCCCAACTCATTGGTGGGAGCAGGGCTGCCAGAGGCAGCTACGGTTGTGCATTGCAGAACTGCGGGTGGGCCACACCCTAAAAACAGAGCCCTGAGTGGGACAGAGACGATCTTCAGAGGCCCTCATTTCCCCCGCGTCCCCTCACCCTAAGGTTACTATGTGCATCATTTTCAGAAAAGTTCCCTGCTTTTGAAATATAAGAATGTCATGCCAGCTGCAAAGTAGATTTAAAGAGCATAATCAGAAAAACACCAGggtgttttttaattaagaagtTGGAAGGAAGAAACCTGGAAATTACAAGGATTTGACATATATGGGTCAAAGCTATGAACTTCAGCCCAGAGAGAACTTGTTTAAGATGTGATAACCTTATACTATTTATCAGTTCTCCAAAAGGCATTGTGTTTCTAGCAAGTGTTTAGAAAATATCTACCTGCAGCAAAAGTGCAACCGAGTGCAGAAGTGAAAAGGAGAGTACCCCTGCACAGTGCAAAACATGGAAGCcatatttctgtacttttttctttgatctgcatttttttaaaagagtaccAGGAGCAGCGGAAAGctcaaatgcaaaatgcaaataCCTCCATCTTTGTAAAATTAGTCATTGTTTTTGGTTCTCTGATCACAAGGCATGTATTCATTGCTGTCTTGACCTGGTGGACAAGCTATATATAGGAGAGTTTCTATATGTCATAAGTGGTTCCTGGTGTTTAGTCTCAATAAATGACTAAAAGCTGGTtggaaaaagtaattaaaaaccaATCAGATTtattggggggcgggggttggggaaCCACTTCTCTAATAAGCTCCAAAACCCATTTCTGAGCTTTCAGAGATTTTTGCTGCAGATGTGTAAGAACTCATAGCTTTGGGCATACCTGAATGCTAAGAATACATAAcattaaaagatataaattttacattattccCACTTTTGTGgttaatttaaaggaaaactaaACAACGTGGGATTTAAACTTTATATTATACAAAtgcattctttaaaaagtcttcattAGATTTTTGTAACCAACACTAGTTAACAAAATTTTAGTTGCCCAGCTAGTTAACAAAATTTTAGTTCCCCAGCAGAATAGATTGAgtaaagagaatacatttttttctttcttcatcttacTCAATGAGAAACTATCcagaatatttaaaactttaGTCCTATTCTTGGAAATGTAATAAATAGCAAAGACTGTAGTAGAAAATTACTAGTGAGAGGATGCCTTgagagattattattttttttgtccttaataTAATTGAGTATTCTTGAAATTTTAGggtcatgaattttaaaagaaacaagtcaTTCTGGATGCGTGCTTTTCACCATTTCATTATCCAGATCATGGACAACtagatattttgttttagttttttattttaattccttccaGTCATGGGGAATTAGATTTAACTGAAGTTAGAGTTTTGCCAGAATAGTATGAGAAAGCAGAAGAAGGTGAGGGAGTTGTGTGTGTGCAAGGGGTTGTAACAAAGGACCTTAGAATAAAATTAAGGGGGAaatgagagcatgagtgaggCTGAGAGACAGTAAAAAAGTGGTAAAATCAGATTGTAGGTCTCAATGGGGCCAAAGGATTTTTGAAGTTGGGGTGCCTGAAAGAGAGATGATACTGGGAAGTAGGGGGAGTGAAACTGGGATTATGAGGGGATAGAGTTATTGGTGATAACAGGGATTTGAGGTGTGATCCTGGGAGTGAGTGGCTTAAGTCAAGGCTGTGGTGACGGCTACGTGAAACTGATTTCTAGTGTCAAAATCTTAGACTGCTTAAGTAGATGATTGAGTCTTGCTCACTGCTGTAGCTCAGGCAGTGTGCTAGTGATGACAAACAGCAATGTGTACAGTGCTGACTATGGCCTTTTTTATAAAGTATGTCATGTAGGCCCTTTCTCAGTACCATAGAGTTCAATGTGATCTTAGTTCCTTCATCATGGATTTGAagtgtagtatttttaaattaactcttCATTATTAACTcatacttatttttgctttaggaCTTTGTTGTTACTCTTGTTGCCGCTTTCCTGTGGTTGGTGAGCACTTCAGCCTGGGCTAAAGCTCTTACAGATATTAAAGTAGCTACTGGTCAAGGCATTGTCAAGGAACTTGAGCCTTGTAATCAAGAAGTGGTGTGTTATTTTGGCTCTGTGACTAGTATGGGATCCCTAAATGTATCTGTGGTACGTATGCAGtatttataagatattttatttcacttagaaaaaCCTTACTAGTGATATAAGAAAGCAACAGTTTTTAATAAATCTCTGGATgaatatattgttttcatttttactaagCTATCAGAACCCTAGCTACCAGATAGTCTTTACCTTTATAACAATGAAGAAAAGTTTGTCAGGAAAATTATTACTTGTTAACAGGTTTCAACAAGATCGTGATTGagtctttcttttcattaaaattgaCTAGGCAAGACTTTTACCCGAAAGGCACTAATAGTAGTCACTAACATTTATAAagactatgtgtcaggcattgtgctaagggCATTACATTACACTCATCTTGTTTAACTTATCCAGTAACCCAAAGAGGAATGTGGGATATAgtattatcatcttcattttacagctgGGAAAAAATGTAGCTTGTGCTTTAATTTGCTCAAGATAACACAGCTAGTAAGTTGGCAAGCCAAGGTGTGGACCAGATCTGACTTAGAGCCCATTCTCTGGTCTGACTTCCTCTGGGTTTATGAAAGTAGTACTTTTATGGTTTCTTAAGTGATCTAAAAAAATtggtatatataaattttaaataatatttagtcTATTTTACCAAAATACAGGTAAATGTATTACTATGTTATTAATATACTGCATATATTATGTTTAAGGAAGTCATTCTGtcttttcaagaaaatatttttccagtggATGAAGTCAGCATGCCTTGTAAAGCAATTTGGCCAGATTTTTGTGTTATAAACTTTgtgatttaaagtctttttttgcatttatattgaCCATGATCTAAGATGGACAATCTCAGAAATGTTGTTTCTGTAtgcaaatatgcaaaaaatataaagcatttggCCTTCAGTAATATGATACTACTCTCAAACTCTTTACCCCAGTGTTACATCATATAAGTCACTGTTGTTCttatatttggaggaaaaaaaatacaaaaaaagggTAGCTTCAGTTTATTCATCTCTGAGACTTTTATTGTGTCAGATTTGTAACTGGGAAGACTAATTTCTTTTATGTTGACTAATGTAGGATGTGATGTAAAGTTCTTTTGTGACTCCTTTTCTCTTCTGGCTGCAGCTGTTGGAGTAGGAGAGATAGTAAGTagtagggagagaaagaagggaaataggAAAAGATACCCGGGGTGGTTTATAACCATTCAGATGGAGAAAAGTGAAAGCCCCCCAAGAAGGAAGCATGGATTCCTGTTCCTCTTCACCTGAAAGCACTAAAGTCTAATTACAAAGTAATAATagggttttacttatttttctcaaattcaaTCCCATCTTCTTGGTAATGTTGAGCATGCAAAGATAAGCTTTCTTTTAGTCATAATTTTATATGTTACAGTTTTAGAGATTTTAGCTTTATTTCATTGGGAGTAAgtcattatatatacacatttggCATTGAAATGGAAAGTCTTCcctttttattctactttatatGTAGTTTACATTTTAACTGAAATAATGGTATACTGCctagaaatgttaaatatttaaaggaaaactaaagtgagtataaatttttaagtagatactagattttcatttttatttttctctttcttagatCTTTGGCTTTCTGAATATGATACTTTGGGGAGGAAATGCATGGTTTGTGTACAAGGAGACCAGTTTACACAGTCCATCAAATACTTCTGCTTCCCACAGCCAAGGAGGTATTCCACCTCCTTCTGGAATATAAAGGGAGAAGTACACTGTATGAAGTATATGTCTATACTATGACCTGTTGCCAACATCTTGAGAAGCATTATTTGTTTCTAATAAAAGTAATGGCTTTTTCAATAAATTGGTGGGTTTAAAATTTTGCTGCTTTTTTATATAAAGCCTATGCCTTTCCTAGAAATTTAAGATGTAAATGTATTCTCACatgtaaatttgaaaattcagGGGCCTATTATGAGatgatacacatttttaaatgactggtTATTTCTTTACTAAGTTGTTTGCCTTCCAAAGTGTTTACACCTTAAGCCTTAACATATATCTTCACTCAgaaaaaagttacattttcatATCATAATAGGAAGAAAAATCTCTATTTGGAATATACACTACTGTAAGTTTGTACAGATCATATACCTAAGACCTGTCTTTAAGAAAGCCTTGATTACATAAATCATATTTAGAAAAACATACTTTGTTCAGAATTTGTAGCTGAACATTGTTTATATGTTATGAAAAATTTTTCATTGCAAAGACTGgttgtatgttttatttctgtttttctaagtgACCTACAGTACTTAATAGGTGTACTAAAACTGTTTTGGGAATGGGGTTTGGAAATTTCTAATAGATGTATAGTTAATTTAGTGATTCTGTTGCATGAGGTGTAAGCTTCCATTATGCTGGTTGTTTAATAGACTTGCTGTATAAGTAGAAAGAACATGGTTCAGCTAGATATTTTGATATGTACGGGCATTACTCTTAGTGGTATTTGTTTGCTGTCCTTTGTTGCTCATCCTGCTTAAGTGCAGGCTCAGACCTAGTCTCTTTGCAAGTGGAATAAAATAAGCCACCTGTTTTTGCAGACCCTTTCatagggttaaaaaaaattaagattgccTTTTACTTTGGAGACATTTAACATTTAGATTCAATGAAGTTGCTATTTTGAGTGTAGCATTGATATtgtgaaaataaatgcaatttggATTTCATGTTTCTTAATGTTCATTCTTATTTCACAAATGGATGATTAAGGAATTATGCATCATAAACAGGAATTTAAGTGAGCTGTATTATGGGTGCACTGCCTTTGCACGCACATTTGGGTATATTCTGAATACAGGGATTATTCACATTTTGCTTCCTAATCTTTTTGTTGTACAGGGCCAGATTTCTTATTCTTACCACATGATTGTTTATATGTGAAGTACATCTTGTtattgccttttttgttgttgcttttgttcaTGACAAGAATTGTCAGTTTGAGAATGTATATCTTTTATGCAACAAACTTaataaagaagttaaaagaaagaGTGCACTGATTATTATATTACAAAGAAACTTTCATCTTAAAGGCAGGAGCAATGCAAAATGGAATTGATTTCCAAAGtaggaataattttttaagtgtttggcaagaaataaaagacaaaaaaatgctTTGGAGACCCTGGTtctatccttttctctttcaatcttgtttttaaaatgcttatttgcAAATTTCAGGTTAAGTTTTCGTGATAAACTTTTCTCATTGACTGTCCATTAGGCAGCAAAGGTTCTTGATTAAGAGTGTATTCTCCGGAACCAAACTGCCTGAATTTGAATCTTGGCTTCACCACGTACTAGCAATTAactttaggcaaattacttaccTTCCATGTGCCTCAATTTGCTTATCTGAAAAACAGGAATAAGTACTGACCTCAAAGAGTGTTCTTGAGGATGAATTGAGTTAGTAAATGTAAAGTCCTTAGAACCGTGTTCAGCAGTAGGTACTTTATAGATGTTGGCTATGATTACTAACTTTTGGTAGCATCTAAGTC encodes:
- the SYPL1 gene encoding synaptophysin-like protein 1 isoform X6, with product MIDFVVTLVAAFLWLVSTSAWAKALTDIKVATGQGIVKELEPCNQEVVCYFGSVTSMGSLNVSVIFGFLNMILWGGNAWFVYKETSLHSPSNTSASHSQGGIPPPSGI
- the SYPL1 gene encoding synaptophysin-like protein 1 isoform X5, encoding MSSFQLNINPLKEPLGFIKVLEWDFVVTLVAAFLWLVSTSAWAKALTDIKVATGQGIVKELEPCNQEVVCYFGSVTSMGSLNVSVIFGFLNMILWGGNAWFVYKETSLHSPSNTSASHSQGGIPPPSGI